A single region of the Lotus japonicus ecotype B-129 chromosome 4, LjGifu_v1.2 genome encodes:
- the LOC130712089 gene encoding O-fucosyltransferase 23-like isoform X2 has protein sequence MIRFMAGGNLNSTACKCVLLFVAVLILRTLFLPHSPGFEWSNIVYVRNQSPSVGSGIRQDKFLEVPQIVWGLNNQKIAFARACLTARMLNRTLLMPSLSASLFYKEIDLLQPISFDKVFQFDKFNALCSGFVQLGRYSDLSNATRVLEMQKGSGRKWTMERDLDQLEQHSRVSSFDDHETIRIVGKNPFLWHDHWPVKDYAKVFECLVLVDEISQEADRVVSRIRGSTEPLPYVAVHMRVEIDWMIHCKKLEQRLNTNQICSSEKEIKERVRNIADLKRPVVVYLAVADKLLKNSSILEGWEEGLVPFEKKKLGVDEIYRKYPYLIQSAIDYEVCLRADIFVGNSFSTFSSLVVLERTQKMIRNVDVRWPSYAYNVPGELNGPMRWVTNMSDSNLQAISYGTNHISS, from the exons ATGATAAGG TTTATGGCTGGTGGCAATCTGAATTCCACAGCTTGCAAATGTGTGCTTCTCTTTGTTGCTGTTTTGATCCTCAGAACTCTGTTTCTTCCTCATTCCCCTGGCTTTGAATGGAGCAACATTGTATATGTCCGCAACCAATCTCCATCGGTCGGTTCCGGAATTCGGCAAGACAAGTTCTTGGAGGTTCCTCAGATTGTGTGGGGGCTGAATAACCAGAAGATTGCATTTGCAAGGGCTTGCCTTACTGCCAGAATGCTGAACCGGACACTACTAATGCCTAGTCTCAGTGCCTCCTTGTTCTACAAGGAAATTGACCTCTTGCAGCCCATTTCATTTGATAAGGTGTTCCAATTTGATAAGTTTAATGCACTCTGCAGTGGTTTTGTCCAACTGGGTCGCTACTCGGATCTCTCGAATGCGACTCGAGTGCTTGAAATGCAGAAAGGAAGTGGTAGGAAGTGGACAATGGAGAGGGATTTGGATCAATTGGAACAGCATAGCAGGGTATCCTCATTTGATGATCATGAAACAATTCGGATAGTTGGGAAAAACCCTTTCTTGTGGCATGACCATTGGCCTGTGAAGGATTATGCAAAGGTTTTTGAGTGCTTAGTTTTGGTGGATGAGATTTCTCAAGAAGCAGATAGAGTTGTGTCTAGGATTAGAGGAAGCACTGAACCTCTACCATATGTTGCTGTGCACATGAGGGTGGAAATTGATTGGATGATTCACTGCAAAAAATTGGAGCAGAGATTAAACACAAACCAAATTTGCAGCAGTGAGAAAGAGATAAAAGAAAGAGTTAGGAACATTGCAGATTTGAAGAGACCTGTTGTTGTTTATCTTGCAGTGGCTGATAAACTGCTTAAGAATTCTTCCATACTGGAAGGTTGGGAAGAAGGGCTTGTACCTTTTGAGAAGAAGAAACTTGGTGTTGATGAGATTTATAGAAAGTATCCTTATCTGATTCAGTCTGCAATTGACTATGAAGTGTGTTTGAGGGCTGATATCTTTGTTGGGAACAGTTTCTCCACTTTTTCAAGTCTTGTGGTTCTTGAAAGAACACAGAAGATGATCAGAAATGTGGATGTGAGATGGCCTTCTTATGCTTATAATGTGCCTGGAGAGTTAAATGGCCCTATGAGATGGGTTACAAATATGTCTGATTCAAACCTTCAAGCAATCAGCTATGGCACTAATCACATTTCTTCTTGA
- the LOC130712089 gene encoding O-fucosyltransferase 23-like isoform X1 — translation MEMLFNCKLLKFMAGGNLNSTACKCVLLFVAVLILRTLFLPHSPGFEWSNIVYVRNQSPSVGSGIRQDKFLEVPQIVWGLNNQKIAFARACLTARMLNRTLLMPSLSASLFYKEIDLLQPISFDKVFQFDKFNALCSGFVQLGRYSDLSNATRVLEMQKGSGRKWTMERDLDQLEQHSRVSSFDDHETIRIVGKNPFLWHDHWPVKDYAKVFECLVLVDEISQEADRVVSRIRGSTEPLPYVAVHMRVEIDWMIHCKKLEQRLNTNQICSSEKEIKERVRNIADLKRPVVVYLAVADKLLKNSSILEGWEEGLVPFEKKKLGVDEIYRKYPYLIQSAIDYEVCLRADIFVGNSFSTFSSLVVLERTQKMIRNVDVRWPSYAYNVPGELNGPMRWVTNMSDSNLQAISYGTNHISS, via the coding sequence ATGGAAATGTTGTTTAATTGCAAGCTATTGAAGTTTATGGCTGGTGGCAATCTGAATTCCACAGCTTGCAAATGTGTGCTTCTCTTTGTTGCTGTTTTGATCCTCAGAACTCTGTTTCTTCCTCATTCCCCTGGCTTTGAATGGAGCAACATTGTATATGTCCGCAACCAATCTCCATCGGTCGGTTCCGGAATTCGGCAAGACAAGTTCTTGGAGGTTCCTCAGATTGTGTGGGGGCTGAATAACCAGAAGATTGCATTTGCAAGGGCTTGCCTTACTGCCAGAATGCTGAACCGGACACTACTAATGCCTAGTCTCAGTGCCTCCTTGTTCTACAAGGAAATTGACCTCTTGCAGCCCATTTCATTTGATAAGGTGTTCCAATTTGATAAGTTTAATGCACTCTGCAGTGGTTTTGTCCAACTGGGTCGCTACTCGGATCTCTCGAATGCGACTCGAGTGCTTGAAATGCAGAAAGGAAGTGGTAGGAAGTGGACAATGGAGAGGGATTTGGATCAATTGGAACAGCATAGCAGGGTATCCTCATTTGATGATCATGAAACAATTCGGATAGTTGGGAAAAACCCTTTCTTGTGGCATGACCATTGGCCTGTGAAGGATTATGCAAAGGTTTTTGAGTGCTTAGTTTTGGTGGATGAGATTTCTCAAGAAGCAGATAGAGTTGTGTCTAGGATTAGAGGAAGCACTGAACCTCTACCATATGTTGCTGTGCACATGAGGGTGGAAATTGATTGGATGATTCACTGCAAAAAATTGGAGCAGAGATTAAACACAAACCAAATTTGCAGCAGTGAGAAAGAGATAAAAGAAAGAGTTAGGAACATTGCAGATTTGAAGAGACCTGTTGTTGTTTATCTTGCAGTGGCTGATAAACTGCTTAAGAATTCTTCCATACTGGAAGGTTGGGAAGAAGGGCTTGTACCTTTTGAGAAGAAGAAACTTGGTGTTGATGAGATTTATAGAAAGTATCCTTATCTGATTCAGTCTGCAATTGACTATGAAGTGTGTTTGAGGGCTGATATCTTTGTTGGGAACAGTTTCTCCACTTTTTCAAGTCTTGTGGTTCTTGAAAGAACACAGAAGATGATCAGAAATGTGGATGTGAGATGGCCTTCTTATGCTTATAATGTGCCTGGAGAGTTAAATGGCCCTATGAGATGGGTTACAAATATGTCTGATTCAAACCTTCAAGCAATCAGCTATGGCACTAATCACATTTCTTCTTGA